The Mus caroli chromosome 15, CAROLI_EIJ_v1.1, whole genome shotgun sequence DNA segment ttgttttggtggtggtggtggtttggtttggttgttgttgttttctgttttgttttgtcttgttttgtttttttgttttttttgtttttttgagacagggtttctctctgtagccctggctgtcctggaactcactatgtagaccaggctggccttgaactcagatccacctgcctctgcctcctgagtactgggattaaaggtgtgcgccaccactacctggcttctACCTCAgtttttgagaccaagtctctCATTGAATCTAGAACTCCCCACAGATTAGCCTGGACAGACTGCCCAGCAAGCCCTATGGATCCTCCAGTCTCCATCTCCCTTGTCCTGGGATTAGAGATGCACAGGACCACATCTGGACATCGGGGGTtggagtttgaactcagggccttgtgcttgtgtgacaagcactttacccactgcaTCGTCTCCCCAGCTACCTCCTCACTGGGTTCTTGGCTTGTGAGCAGTGCCAACTCCTCCCTCTCGGCCTCTGCCTCGCATATCCAGTGGTTTTTATAGGCTTCTTCTAGAAAACTCTTAAGGCACTTGATCACCAAGTCCTACACATTCCAAACAACCCAGAGTTTAGCTACTTCTGGTACTGTTGTCTTCCATGTTCAGGTCTCATCAGCACTACAGAGGTCACTTCAAACCTCACCCTAGAGTGGCCATAgtgtctccgtctctgtctctgtctctgtctctctctctctctctctctcacacacacacacacacacacacacacacagaggactctTCTGGTTCCTGTGTTCCCTTACAGATACTCAGCTTGCCTGGAATGCAGGAGGCCAGGGCCCAGCCATTCTCCCCTGTCATTTCCTCTATGGTACACCACTGAAGAGCAGGTGTCGGGTGAGCCCCGCCTCTGCAGGCTAGGGGACCTTCTGAAGTGTGTCCTCACTGAAGCTAGCATCAGGATGAAGGATCCTCATCTGGTCTGGGAGGAGGGGCGTGGCATTCTAATAGAGCTTCTCTGGCCATCCGCTTCACACAGTTCAACAGCTTTTCAAAATCAACAAATCAGGCTTGCAAACAAACAACCATTCTCACCCCAGCTCAGTCCCTTTCCTCACCCTGCCCCAAGTCTGAGTTTCATCTAGTCACTGGCCTTACCCTGGGACAGGGATGGCCCTGACCTTGGGGGAGAGTCAGCACTGCCCACCTGCTACATACAAGATGGGAGACCAGGCTTGCTCTTAGCTCATGGTGTTGGGCCCTACCAAACCTTCATCTCCCCAAGAGATGGGGGAGTCACTCATTAATCCCCCAACAGTAAAGTCATAGCTGCTTAGCAGAGGTGTGTGATAGGGGCAATAGCTTTTTAACtattgtcctgcctgcaaaaggctatggcctctggcctctgcttcacaGCTTGGGACGGTGCAAACAACTAACTGAGAGGCAAATCAACTAACTGGCCCTGTCACCTGCCCCTGCATACAACTCACAGGCCTGGGTGATTCTAGTAAGCAATTCCAGTTAAGGCAATTCCTAAGAGTTACAAAGTctcggtggcacacgcctttaatccagcactcaggaagcaaaggcaaatGGTTCTCTgacttagaggccagcctgatctacagagttccacTGCCAGGTTTGGTGGGGGCATGTATGTAATTCCAGCGCTTGAGAGGTAAAAAGCActaggatcaggagttcaaggctagcctctgcTACCTAGTGAGgctgagactagcctgggctgcatgagtcCGGTTCAAGAAACAAAACTCCCCTGCTGGGAGCTTCCAGGAAATGGAACAATGAGGTTGGTTCTCAAGATGATGAGATGGTGGTTAGGGGTCATCGACAAAAACCAAATGCCACCAAGGCCCAGTACTGTCTTCATGGCTGCACACCTCTGCCTCACCCCTTCAGTGCTTCTGTGAGGTGTTTTTCCTCTGTTCACCCTGGTTTCTGCAGCCCTCATCTTCATGGCCAGTCTTGGGCagaaccctccctccccccaaacacacacacacacacctctatacACACTCCTTTTGGTCTTGCTGGCCACAAGCCAAGGCTGCTGGCAGCGCTAAAACAGTCAGCTAAGATCTGCTTCTCAGCTGTTGGAGAACATCGCTGTCCTGTTACAGTTTGATAAGGTGGGCCTGCGGTGTGCCAAGGAGGTGCTCAAGCTGCCAGCAACCATCCTTGAAGGAGGGGTCAGAAGAGGTCACAGGACAATCAATGCCAGGTGCAGTCAGGACAGAGCCCAGAGGATGGGTGCAATGGCCAGGTACTTGGACAATAGGAGTGGTCTTGAGGGACATGTATTGGGGTAGGGTGACaagaggtgggggaagaggaTGCCTTGTAGGTTCCGAGCTCCACTGCAGTTTGCAGAGCCCCTGTTGGGAGGCAGGCGAGAATACAGACGTGTCCACCACGGCTATGGCTCTGCCTAGGGAACATAGGGCCGCAAAGTGAGGAGCATGTGAGACACTGGGCGTGGAGACAGGCTactggggtgggaagggaggggggttGTGACACTGCCCACACCTGACCAACAGATGTTCACAGAATGTGCTGCATGGCACCAGAGCTCAGCCAGAACACCGCTGAAGGCTGCTTCCTGCTCAGGTGCTCAGGGATGGCTCATGTCACTCAGAGGTGTGACCATATGGTGCCAGACTATGAGAACCAGTGGGGAAAGCAGCCATGGACCCCTTCAGATCTATGTGGCCCGTTGCTCTGTGGGTGCTGGCCCCTGGCCTTCCAGGTGCCTACCAGCCAAGAGCCGCACTTCCAAGGGTAGCAGGCCTCAGTGTTCCTGGCCAAGCAGGCTGCAGGCCTGCAGTTCCCtgtgggtgggggctgggagggcCAGTGCTGACACCACCCATCCTCATGGATAACTCTCTACCCTTGTGGATTCAGTTCTAAGAGTTACCTTTTAAAgaggaacatgtgtgtgtatatccgTTCGTGGATGTGTGCAAGCGAATGCaggtgtccttggaggccagaggcgtCTGATGCGTGcaaagctggaattacaggcgaCTGACGGCCACCCTACGTGGGTGCTGTGACTGGAACTtgggtcttcttcaagagcagtaagtgctctcaactctaggccacctctccagccctgtgtctcCATGCCTGTGCATGAAGTACGTGTGAGCGTGCCGTGTCATGGGTGTGGAGAGAGGACAACTGTGCAGGGCTGctcattcttctttcccttttatgtgggctctgggactTGACCTCAGGTTGCTAAGTTTCACAGcaggtgcctttatctgctgTGTCCTGAGGTCTGAAGTCCTCACAGGCTAGTGGTTCACACCTATAACTCCAGAGAGTAACACCAGCGTGGGTTAGATaccacttcaaaaaaaaaaaaaaaaagccgccACGGGAACCAGAAGAAACGAGGCACACACCCCATCCAGGGGGCTGCGATATAGCTTCGGAATGTGACAATTTATTTGGGGGTGAAGGAGGTTTCACCCCCTTTCCTGGCATCGATACAATATTGAAGAGCAGCAGAACAAAACGTACAAGACAGAGTGATCAGCACGAGCCCGCCCTCCCCTGGCCCAGATCTACCGAACCCACGTCCAAAATAAGCTATCTTCCCCACTGGAAGTCCTCCCCGAGGGGTGGGGCAGACTGGGGGCCCGCCCCTTCGTCCACTGGCCAGCTTTATTACGTTCCTGCCATTAACCACTGGAGGCAAAGTTTAGCCAGCTGGGGGCTGGATGGTTGAACCACAGACAAAGGCAAAGAcacttcatctttaaaatgtgagAGAAAAGAGACAGTGCCCGTCCCCAAATATAGAGCTATGTacgtatattatatatatatatatatagaatccATTCGTGCAGTTCATCAAACGagcttcttaaaaattaaaaaaattataagataCATATTTCTTTAGGCCTTTGTGTTTTTAAgttaaaaccaacaaaaagatgCCTGCTTCCCCCCTCAGCCCAGGTATGCCCAACGTCTGACCCCACCACTCGGCCCCTTCAGACCCTCTGGTCCATTACACAGCCGGTGCACTGCACATGGCTGGAACGGAGCCCCGACTCCTTTAAGGACAGTGGGAACTGTAGGCTGGGAAGTGGGGTCCTGAGCCCCCACCTGACCAGGTGCCTATTTTTGCTTCTCAAGTGTCTCTCAGAGAGGAACCACACTCTCTGGGCTTCCTGAACCaagaagagaagcagacagagcAAAACTAAAACCCTTAAGTTTTctcctatcttttaaaaagtgattccTTGAACCACAGAAGCCCCAGGCAGGCCACCTTGGTCTAGTGCACCGGAACCCAAGGGTAGAACCGACCAGGCTGGGTTCCACCATCCATTAAGTGcaaaaaacaagaagaataaaacaaacaaacaaaaaccccgaAAACCCGAACAAACCAGAAAAGTAAGGAGAAAAGGTGGGGTGCCTCTCAGGTCCCCAGAGGCCAGTCCATCCTTGACTGACCTTGTTTCTGCCATGGCCAGTCGGAGTCCCACATTTCCCTTTaaaggccaggccagcctgggctctgaagCCTCCATACTCCAGTGAAGTATCTCAGCCTCCTTTGAAACGAGGCAACACACTCCATTCCACCAGCTCCCTCTGAAGCTGGGGAGGGAGGCTCATTTTGCCCCCTCAGGCTGGGCACCTGCAGTGCTTCATGCTGAGGCCTTGCTGCCCTGTCCAGCCTTTCACAGAGGGACTGACTTAGATCAGGGCAAGAACCACAGCAGGGATGGGTCCCAACCCTCCATCTCAAAACCCAAGACCCAGGACTCACCCACTCCTAGTTCCTGACAAGTAGGAGGGAAGGGTGCGCTTACAGGGCACGACCTGCAGGGGGCGTGGGGGTCATTTCacttacaaaaataaagcaaactggACTGCAACTTCGGCTTGGTAATTAGGCAAATGAAAAGcagcaggggtgggagaggggccTTCAGTAGGCTGATGTTGCAGGGCTGTGTAAGGAGTCTGTGCAGCCTCTGGGCCTCCTGCTCCAGACCAttcaggagagagaagagggctgCTCATTGGCAGGCTCGCATCTTCCCTGTGCCCATGCACCTTGAGGCTTGTGCAGAGTATGCAGCGATTTTGCCCTGTCAGCCGCTTTCTAAAGCCTGCATCCCTTTCCCAACCAGGGATGCTCAAAGGTGCCAGGGGCGTTAGGGTGTCTGGGGAGCTACTGGGAACCACGTGACCCAGAGAGCTGAAGCGTAGCCCGTGATGGGATAGGTGCCTTCCTGAGGGAAAGGCAACAACAGTAAGTTGGGTCCCACCGGGTCCCACTACTGCCATCCACTTGTCCCCTGCAATTCCCGCTAGTCACCTTAGGACTGGTTGTCCTTCCTTTCAAGCAACTGGAAGCATGTTCCTATGTCACAACAGACTCACCCTGCCTGCTGTTGTCAAAGAAGGAGGACAGCTGTGGCCACCTCTGTGGCGCCTTCTATCCCAGGGAATCCACCAGCTAGCTCAGGCCTCCGCCCTCACCCCAACATTGCCACTCACCTGTGCAATCGCTGCATTAATACGTTCTTAAatagctctctccctccccaccttatGCTCTTAGGAGTCCTacaatggtctttttttttttttctattttttcttttcttttttttttcctttttaaaaatttttttctttttttttctttttttttttgcaaaactAACTCTTTCACTTTCCTGTCATAAAATCACCTCTGAAAACACAACTTCTTTACAAAAAAAGGTCACAAATGACACAGACTCTCAGGAAAACACATTTCTATGGTCTCTGCAAACACCTGTAACTGGCACCCAGGTGGTGGGtcacctgggggagggggagggggaaatcgCCTTCTGGGGACAGAGGCGAAATACCAGCCCTTATTTGGGGGAGAAGCCAATTGGCACTTGGACGGTATGAGAGCTAACACGGGACCAGGTGGGGCCAGACTGTGACCCCCTCAAGCCCTGTGAGGGCCCCTGTTTTATACCCTGGGGCAAGGAGGGCTGGGGCTGTGCTGCAGACCCTGGCAGGCAGGCTGGTGGCAAGGAAGAGTATCTTCCTCTAAGACCAGAATGCTTGTCCTTAGGTCCCATGCTTCTGCCTCTTCCCATGCTTCTGAGCAAGCTGCCAAGGGCTGTGTACACCAGAAGCCAGCTCAGGCCACATACAGGAACACTCTGGTCAACGCCCAGGTGAATCCCAGGCAGTGGCCAAGGGCAGGCCAGTGCCGCCTGGGGACCggcacctccctccctccctgctagTCTCCCGGTGCCTGGCCTGAATCTGGGGCTTTGGTCTCTGCCATTGGCATGGATGCCTCAGTTCCCTAGCAGCAGAGGGCAACAGACGCTGCCCAAGGCACCCGAAGTCTTCCAACAGGCTAGGCTGTTAGGAAaccttagcagttaaaagcaaaCCGGAGGGGTGGGGGAAACTGAAGTCCCTGGGGAGGTCTCTAGGcctcctctttcctccacaaACATCTGcaagaggaggctgcagctgggCTCTTCCTCCACCAGTCCCCACAGTACCACGTCAGCAGTGAAGGTCTGACCTTCAAGATGACCATCCCAAGAAGGGCCTGAGGGGGCTCCACGTCCCCTAGCAACCTGGGATCAGAGTGGCCTGTGGCTTCCACGACAAACCGCACAGACTGGACTGTGCCAGGCCTGGCTAAGGCAAGGGAGGCCACGCCTTCAGCGACCCTGTTCTGAGGAACTGTAAAGGGTGTTGCAGGGAAAACTAAGGCCCTGCACCCAACACACACACGGATCTACACAAGAAGGAGCCAAGgggcaaacacacatgcacagccagAAGTTCCCACAGCAGGTTCTTGCAGCACCTTTGGTAGAaaactgaaggggttttcagATGCCCAGAGGCTGTGGCAGGGTGCCATGTCTGCCAGCCCCTCCACCTTCAAAAAGGGGGTTTGGGATAGAGACAGTGTGTGGGGCAAGAGATCTGCATAGGCCTGGTCCACACGTAGGCAAGCAGGGAAGCAGACCTCTGGTCTAGCTGCTGCCACCCTCAATGGTGTCGAGGGAGGGACCCATTTTGGCCTCATCCTTCACTCAGTGCCAGGGTGATGAGAGACTGTGCCCACCCTAGGTGGGATCTCCTGGGGGCCCTGCAGATGGCGAGATAGCACCGAGACCAGACACTGCACACAGAGCAAGAAGCAAGCTAGGAGAGGCAGGGTTGGGGGATATAGATAGGATAGGTGAACCCCACATTCTGGGGATCCCCCAGAAACCATCTAGTGGGCCCCACCTGCACAGTCAGGGACAGTGCCAGGTACACCAGGGAGCAGATCTTCCTTCCTGAGCCCTACCAAGGCCCTAACCAAGTCCAGGGCTACCAGCCCCATCCCTGGGTCAACACTGAGCCATTTGAGGCAAGCTAAGCACAGGCATACGGGTCTGAGGGCAGGGACGGGGTGGGAGCACAAGTATGACTCCAGGAAGGAGGCCCCCCAAAGCCCCCCTCCTTGAGGAAGCCCCTCACTTACTTGGCCCagtgccacccccaccccctgtagCACCTGCCACCCCAGCGGCCACCTTCTCGAAATCCTCCGGGCTGCAGAATTCCTTGATGGTCACGGTCAGGAGGTTACTGGTGACATCTGTGACGACTACATTGGAGCATGGCGACATCTCGGGGCGCCAGTCCCCAGCCTCAGGCTCAGAGGAGCCAGCACCTGTGGGCTCCAAAGCTGTGTGTAGCGCCTGGCCCGCAGCAGCAGTGACATCAGGAGGCACCCGCTGGCCGGTGGCAGCCGCCTCAGGAGGGATGGACAGATCGAGCACCTCTGACTCTCGCCAGTTGGGCGCAGATCGGCTCAGGGTCTCAGGGAGTAGCTTGGGTGGTGCATCGTCTGGGTCAGAGGACTGCAGTGTGGGTGAGGGGCAGCCGGAAGAGCTGGAGCTGTGTGCGTCAAAGGGGGCAGCAGCTGGGGTGGCCAGGAGCAGCCCAGGCCCAGAGGAGGCCACATCGGCTTTGCCCGCAGTAGAGGGCGCCAGAGGGGCAGGAGGGGGCTTGTAGAGCGCAAATGTGCCAAACTTCATGTGGCGGATCTGGGTGCGGAGCATGCTCTCGCTGAACTTCTTGCTCTTCCCAATGACCCGGTTCCGCGAGGGGACTTTCGGGCGGGCCAGTGCCCCAGTGCCCTGCGCAGTGCTGCCACCTCCCGGACCCTTGTCAATCACCTTCAGGTTCAGGATGATGCGGTTCCGCTTGGGTTCCCGGGGCTTCACCTTACGGTTGATGATGCGCACGGTCTCAGAAAAGGGCGAGATGGGTGGGCGCAGGCCAGGGCTACCCCCTTGTGGGTCTGGTCGTGGCAGGGGACGGCGGGACATACGGTGGCAGCGGCGGATGTCTTTCTTGAGCCGGTGCACCGCAGCGCTGGAGTGCAGCTTGGGCGAGGAGGCGCTGGCGCTCGGCTTGACAGAGAAATGCACATCACTGATGCGGAGGGCCTCGGCCTGGGCCCGGGCCTGCGGGCAAAGGGGCGTGGGTGGGACCTCAAGACTTCCCGCGGTCCCTAGACACCCCTGTGCCAGATAGCCCTGAGCTTCATCAGTACACGTTCAGAAAGAGTACTCAGAACAATCAGTGACTTATGACCCTTTAGACATTAAAGGAAAAGTGCACTGGGGCGTGCAGCTCGGGCTTGCCTGGAATGCACGGGGCCCTAGGTTCCGTCCCAGCACCAAATAAACCTGAcatggtggggcacacctgtAAATGGAGGCAGGTGCACCGACCGTaggttcaaggttatcttcagctacTGTATGTTTGAGGATAGTATGGGTTACATAATACTCTTCTAAAAAACCAAACCGAACCAAACAGGAAAGCAGTCCAGAGAGGCGGTGGTGTGTAACTTGTCTACAAGGGCTAGGTAATTCTTAAGGTCTTTTTACTACCCCTAAGTCATCGTGTGTGCACATCACCccacccttccccacctctcccccacccccgccattcTTGCTGCTTCAGCAAGAATGACAGGGACCTTGTGAGGAACCCTTTTCCCTGTTACGGATCCCAGGCAAGCCTGGGACTCTTCCAAGGGCTAATTTTCTTGGTGCCAGAGTAGATTCCTCCTGACCTCAGATGACCACGATTTCAAGAAAGGCCCTTGCTCCAGCCACTCTCTGCCCTGACCCTAGGCAAGAGTGCATTCACACCCACGGTCCAAAGGCCTCTATACTCAGAAGCCAGTGTGAGAATCTAGCCTAGGCCTTGGGTGGGTGGGCACAAGACAATGGAGTGGAGGTAAGTGTGATCTCTGAAACCCCCCAGGACCCAACAGCAGCTCAGCTGCTAACGACTTCACGAGAGCCCCACACCAGCTCACCCCTTGCCAGATGACTTAGAACAGAGAGCAGACACTGACTTCTCCATAGCCAGCCTTTCCTTCTCTAAGGATGAGGGCCAGCTGCACAGCTCTGAAGGATGCCTTCCATAAGGTGCTACTTTCTAGAGACACGGGCTACCAGAAAGGAGGTGGTGACTTTATGTAACGCAGAGAGGAAAACAGACTGGACACTGCCCGGATATGGAGAGAATCCCAGCAGTTTCTGAGGCCAGGGTGGGACATGAGGACAGAGACCCATGCAGGCCACACCCCAGTGCTCAGAGGATGCAAAGATAAGAGTGGACAGCTGTGGCTGAGGACCAAATAGGGGAAGACAAGAATCCTAACTCTAATAGCAACTGCAGCTACCATGGGGCAAAGCATGGGGTTAGGATGTGACGCCCTAGTCTAGTTAGAAGTTAGGGGCACCATCCATCCACAGTCCCCGCACACTGGATGCTTAATGAGTACAAAGAGAAAACCTGTACACCTCCTGACAAACCCAGATCACGACCAGTCAGGGGGATCCTGGCTTATAGTGAACAGATGTCTTCTTACCAGGTAGCCCAAAACCCTCAAGGGATAACAAACACATCTGAAGACTACAGGGCTCTGTATCCAGGCTGGAGCATCCACATTCACTGACTGACACTAGGTGGCAGCACTGAGCCAGGCACAGCTAGCTCCCAAGGCTCTGTCCAGTTGAGTTCCACAAGGGGCCCCTTACACCCCTCCCAGGTACATTGATGGGGGAGCTTAAGGGATCTCTTCAAAAACA contains these protein-coding regions:
- the Cbx6 gene encoding chromobox protein homolog 6 isoform X2, which gives rise to MELSAVGERVFAAESIIKRRIRKGRIEYLVKWKGWAIKYSTWEPEENILDSRLIAAFEQKERERELYGPKKRGPKPKTFLLKPSASASSPKLHSSAAVHRLKKDIRRCHRMSRRPLPRPDPQGGSPGLRPPISPFSETVRIINRKVKPREPKRNRIILNLKVIDKGPGGGSTAQGTGALARPKVPSRNRVIGKSKKFSESMLRTQIRHMKFGTFALYKPPPAPLAPSTAGKADVASSGPGLLLATPAAAPFDAHSSSSSGCPSPTLQSSDPDDAPPKLLPETLSRSAPNWRESEVLDLSIPPEAAATGQRVPPDVTAAAGQALHTALEPTGAGSSEPEAGDWRPEMSPCSNVVVTDVTSNLLTVTIKEFCSPEDFEKVAAGVAGATGGGGGTGPSK
- the Cbx6 gene encoding chromobox protein homolog 6 isoform X1, whose protein sequence is MELSAVGERVFAAESIIKRRIRKGRIEYLVKWKGWAIKYSTWEPEENILDSRLIAAFEQKERERELYGPKKRGPKPKTFLLKARAQAEALRISDVHFSVKPSASASSPKLHSSAAVHRLKKDIRRCHRMSRRPLPRPDPQGGSPGLRPPISPFSETVRIINRKVKPREPKRNRIILNLKVIDKGPGGGSTAQGTGALARPKVPSRNRVIGKSKKFSESMLRTQIRHMKFGTFALYKPPPAPLAPSTAGKADVASSGPGLLLATPAAAPFDAHSSSSSGCPSPTLQSSDPDDAPPKLLPETLSRSAPNWRESEVLDLSIPPEAAATGQRVPPDVTAAAGQALHTALEPTGAGSSEPEAGDWRPEMSPCSNVVVTDVTSNLLTVTIKEFCSPEDFEKVAAGVAGATGGGGGTGPSK